The window CTTTATGCCAACATTTTTGCCGGCGATATGGTAACGCTGGCGTTTTTCACGCTCGTCCCCGTGGGCATTCCGGTGATTTTCCTGCTGCTGCACGTGGGCGTTTCGTTTTTGCAGACGTACATTTTTATTTTGTTGACCACGATTTACCTGCAAGGTGCGGTTTCGCACGAGCACTAAACAAGCTTCAAGCGTGAGGGCCCCGTCCCCCAGGGCGGAAGCCAACCACCCACTGGAAGCTGATTTCATAGGAGAAACAATGCGCAAAACAATGATCTTTGTCTTTCTGATGATGGCCCTGCTGTGCGTGGCCTCGCCGGTGTACGCCCAGGGCGGCGGCAGCCCGATCACCAGCAGTTGGTCCATCCCCATCGGCGCCGGTCTTTGCATGGGCATCGCCGCCGGTCTTTGCGGCTTGGGACAAGGCAGAGCGACTGGCTCCGCCGTGGAAGCCCTGGCCCGCAACCCTGGCGCCCGTCCAGGAATCTTCATCTTTCTGCTGCTCGGCTTGGCGCTGATTGAGTCCCTGGCGCTGTACGCGCTGGTGATCGCCTTCCGCATTTCGCCGACTAAGTAACAACTCGGAAGAGTTTTCAAGAGCCCGGCTATGTGGCCGGGCTTTCTTGTTTTTGAACGCAATCTACGCAACAGGCATTTTGGGCGAGACGGCGCCGTTCTTCCCCGATAAACGAAGCTTTACAAAAACACACTATTTGTAACAGCGCGGGATACCGGTGTGCGATAGATTGGCCTTAGTACGCGAGCTAGTTCCTGCCTTGACAGCTCGGTAGTGGGTTAGTTTGGGTTTGTTATCAGTTTTCGTCTGGCAACTCAGGCGCGCGCGTGTTCATCGCTGCCGCGATGAACGTCTGCCTAAAGGCCCGCGATTCGCGAGCGAATCGCTAGACGCTGATACGGGTAGTGGGTCAATCCAAACTGACCGACTACCGGCGGAGGTTCCCGATAGTGAAGATCAAGCATCTCGCGGTATTCCTGCTTTGTTTGGCTCCATTGTGCAGCTTCGCACAACCGAAGGTGCGCTTTGTCACGGACCTGAAGAAAGGCTCCATGTATGAGAGCTTTGGACGGGCCGCCAAGGGAAAAGCAGCATGGAAGTCGCAGCAGGGAATTGCGTTTCTCAGCAAAGACCTTGTGGCGGTCTATCAGTTGCGGCAAAGTTCCGGCGACGCCAATCGATTTCTGCTGAACATCGGCATTGTGGACGCGCACAACGGGCACGAAGGGGGCTTTCTGCAGTTGCCCGCCGCCGACCGCTCTGCGGCGGTCATGGCCGTCCAGGATGGCAAGTTTCTGGCGCGTGCGGGAGACTCTCTTTATCTGTACTCAATCGGGCGCGAGCGGCTTGCTACCAAAGATCTGCCTGCTTCCAATCCAGGCCAGTTCGATGAGTGGCAAGTTGACGTGACTCCATCCGGAGCGACCGTGGTGCTGGCGCGACAGAAGCCACTGAGCGGCGAAGCGGAGATCGAACTGCTCGAAAGCAATTCTTTAAGCTCCATCAAGAAATTCACGGTCGCGCATTTGGACCGCTGGTCAGCCTCAGACAACTTTCTGATCGCCGCCGATCCCGCGGCCGAGCCGGGCGAAGCAGAGATGGGAGTCCTGGACTTTGACGGACACTGGCGCCGCCTCCGAACGGGGGCAGAAAGCGATGATCCTGACTGCAGGTACAACATGCTGGCGCTGGAGCGAGGCCTGATCGCCGCCTACGATTGCGATGATCTGCTGTTGGTGTCCAACTCCGGGGCCGTAGTATTGTCCAATCCTTCGCGGCCCGGCGAATTCATTGCGTCGGTGGCCGGCGCGCGAAGTTATTTTGCCGAAGTGCTGGTTCCGGAAGAGACCGGACGCCCATACATCGCTGTCCATGACGTGACCAGCCGGGCCGAACGGTTGCACGT is drawn from Terriglobia bacterium and contains these coding sequences:
- a CDS encoding ATP synthase F0 subunit C; translated protein: MRKTMIFVFLMMALLCVASPVYAQGGGSPITSSWSIPIGAGLCMGIAAGLCGLGQGRATGSAVEALARNPGARPGIFIFLLLGLALIESLALYALVIAFRISPTK